A region of Chloracidobacterium sp. DNA encodes the following proteins:
- a CDS encoding FecR domain-containing protein, whose amino-acid sequence MDDKKYRKFYVDWWNIRRSTIYGLIALAVVTGAVVTGVKLASKYNWFATVDAGEAPKDAARIVSFEGEVRITRASTRETILVKIPTWVAAGDTIQTQSDGRAIIQMIDGSVYSVRPNSTVVIRDTTSLFGGKNVRVRVDDGQLNVRTEEQPADTKNIVELGESENQVGPKTDASFNADGPDGGEIRISRGNIETTLGGEKTSIGADTYASVNGSNLSARERLLAPPRLISPGNSEQVIDSGNGVTVNFTWGDPEGNPASSFYLQIAKSPYFASDSILVDRNQMQARDFRLSSISPGTYYWRLKATARSGQTTDWSEPSKFMVVRSGESIDIAASDWRVESVGGNVYVVTGRTQPGMIVRSQGRQANAGADGAFKIQIRSPSIETAVEIADDRGNRTGFIISLRNGNVLRRY is encoded by the coding sequence ATGGACGATAAAAAATACCGCAAATTTTACGTTGACTGGTGGAACATACGCCGGAGCACCATTTACGGGCTTATTGCTCTAGCAGTGGTGACGGGTGCTGTGGTAACGGGGGTTAAACTTGCGTCAAAATACAATTGGTTTGCGACCGTCGATGCGGGAGAAGCTCCGAAGGACGCGGCACGTATAGTTTCCTTTGAAGGCGAAGTGCGAATCACCCGAGCATCGACGAGGGAAACGATACTTGTAAAAATCCCAACTTGGGTTGCTGCGGGCGACACGATCCAGACGCAGTCGGACGGACGTGCGATAATCCAGATGATCGACGGTTCTGTTTATTCGGTCCGGCCAAACAGCACGGTTGTTATTCGCGATACCACATCGCTATTTGGCGGCAAGAATGTCCGAGTTCGTGTCGATGACGGACAGCTCAACGTCCGGACCGAGGAGCAGCCTGCCGACACAAAGAACATCGTCGAACTTGGCGAAAGTGAAAACCAAGTTGGCCCCAAAACCGACGCAAGTTTTAATGCGGACGGCCCGGACGGCGGCGAGATACGCATCAGCCGCGGCAATATCGAAACAACATTGGGCGGCGAAAAGACAAGCATCGGCGCCGACACCTACGCGTCGGTAAACGGATCGAATTTGTCCGCGCGTGAGAGATTATTAGCACCGCCGAGGCTGATCTCGCCGGGCAACTCTGAACAGGTCATCGATTCAGGCAACGGCGTGACCGTCAATTTTACCTGGGGGGATCCAGAAGGAAATCCTGCCTCAAGTTTTTATTTGCAGATCGCAAAATCACCATACTTTGCATCAGATTCGATTCTGGTTGACAGAAATCAAATGCAGGCGCGTGACTTTCGTCTTTCAAGTATTTCGCCCGGTACATATTACTGGAGACTGAAAGCGACAGCCCGTTCAGGCCAAACAACTGACTGGAGCGAACCGTCAAAGTTCATGGTCGTTCGCAGCGGCGAAAGTATCGATATCGCCGCGAGCGATTGGCGGGTCGAATCGGTCGGCGGCAATGTCTATGTTGTCACCGGCAGGACTCAGCCGGGAATGATAGTGCGTTCGCAGGGCCGTCAGGCCAATGCGGGAGCCGACGGAGCATTCAAGATACAGATCCGTTCACCTTCCATTGAAACGGCCGTCGAGATCGCTGACGATCGCGGCAACCGCACAGGTTTTATCATTTCCCTGCGAAACGGCAACGTGCTGCGACGCTATTAA
- the purE gene encoding 5-(carboxyamino)imidazole ribonucleotide mutase, with amino-acid sequence MSEKKLRPLVAIIMGSKSDWPTMEIASQTLTEFGVPHETKIVSAHRTPDLLFEFAKRAEERGLEVIIAGAGGAAHLPGMCASQTVLPVLGVPIESKSLKGLDSLLSIAQMPAGVPVGTLAIGHAGAKNAALLAIAILANSRPDLRKKLTTFRSKQTRNVLKTKLK; translated from the coding sequence ATGAGCGAAAAGAAACTAAGACCGCTCGTCGCCATCATCATGGGCAGTAAGTCTGACTGGCCGACGATGGAGATCGCTTCGCAGACGCTGACTGAATTCGGTGTGCCGCACGAGACTAAGATCGTTTCTGCACACCGGACGCCTGATCTGCTGTTCGAGTTTGCGAAAAGAGCGGAGGAAAGAGGCTTAGAGGTCATCATCGCCGGAGCGGGCGGCGCGGCACATCTGCCCGGAATGTGCGCTTCGCAGACCGTTTTGCCGGTGCTTGGTGTTCCTATTGAAAGCAAGTCGTTGAAAGGCCTTGATTCGCTTTTGTCTATCGCTCAAATGCCCGCGGGCGTGCCGGTTGGAACGCTTGCGATCGGACATGCGGGTGCCAAAAATGCCGCGCTTCTTGCCATAGCGATCCTAGCAAATTCACGGCCTGATCTTCGAAAAAAACTCACCACATTTCGCTCAAAGCAAACTCGAAACGTCCTCAAAACCAAATTGAAATGA
- a CDS encoding DNA alkylation repair protein, producing MNVDEIIKELRALGDPSNLAVLDRYAIKTSQAFGIRTPELKTYARELKKLVADRHTTALNLWKSGIYDARAVAFMIDDNKQVTREQMDEWAAGFDNWATVDGACSYLFCRTPFAYEKAVEWAEREPEFEKRAGFSMMAYLAVHDKKALDDQLAAFLPVIEKHADDDRNFVKKAVNWALRQIGKRNLELNKLSVEAAKRIRSQNTKSAKWIAADALRELTNETTKERLIQKSLKITPR from the coding sequence ATGAACGTTGACGAGATCATCAAAGAGCTGCGGGCGTTAGGCGATCCGTCTAATCTTGCAGTTCTCGACCGCTATGCGATCAAAACGTCGCAAGCCTTTGGCATTCGTACTCCTGAACTAAAAACATACGCACGCGAACTGAAAAAGCTAGTGGCAGATCGGCACACGACGGCGCTCAACTTGTGGAAGTCCGGCATTTACGACGCACGGGCGGTTGCGTTCATGATCGACGACAATAAGCAGGTTACGCGTGAGCAAATGGATGAGTGGGCGGCCGGTTTTGACAACTGGGCGACGGTTGACGGAGCGTGTAGTTATTTGTTTTGCCGGACGCCGTTTGCTTATGAAAAAGCGGTTGAATGGGCTGAGCGGGAGCCGGAGTTTGAGAAGCGTGCCGGATTTTCTATGATGGCCTATCTTGCGGTGCATGATAAAAAGGCTCTGGACGACCAGCTTGCGGCCTTTCTGCCGGTTATTGAAAAGCATGCCGATGACGACCGAAATTTCGTAAAAAAAGCAGTTAACTGGGCTTTGCGGCAGATCGGCAAGCGGAATTTAGAACTCAATAAACTCTCCGTTGAAGCGGCAAAACGTATCAGATCGCAAAATACAAAGTCAGCCAAGTGGATCGCCGCCGATGCTTTGCGAGAATTAACCAACGAAACCACAAAAGAACGCCTGATACAGAAATCGTTAAAAATTACACCGCGTTAA
- a CDS encoding GAF domain-containing protein, whose translation MAESLAFSRGADRTIVYEEIAPQIAALVEGETDLISNLANIAAVLKEAFGFFWVGFYLVKDGQLVLGPFQGPLACTRIDFDKGVCGHAYTTRETVIVPDVDQFPGHIACASASRSEIVVPIVDRKGMIFGVLDVDSDKLNDFSQTDAYGLKRVVKTIERFI comes from the coding sequence ATGGCTGAATCGCTTGCATTTTCACGCGGCGCAGACAGGACTATTGTTTACGAAGAGATAGCGCCCCAAATAGCCGCGCTCGTCGAAGGCGAGACTGACCTGATCTCAAATCTAGCGAACATCGCCGCAGTTCTGAAAGAAGCCTTTGGCTTTTTCTGGGTCGGCTTTTATCTGGTCAAGGACGGCCAGTTGGTCCTCGGGCCATTCCAGGGGCCGCTTGCTTGCACGCGGATCGATTTTGACAAAGGTGTTTGCGGACACGCTTACACAACTCGGGAAACCGTTATCGTTCCCGACGTAGATCAGTTTCCCGGCCACATTGCGTGTGCTTCGGCGTCAAGGTCGGAGATCGTTGTGCCAATTGTTGACCGCAAGGGAATGATCTTTGGTGTGCTCGATGTCGACAGCGATAAACTGAACGATTTTTCACAGACGGACGCCTACGGCCTCAAACGGGTCGTCAAAACAATTGAGAGATTCATCTAG
- a CDS encoding cation transporter, with translation MIVEAVGGWLTNSLALIADAGHMLTDVAALGLTLAAIWFGSRPATAKKTFGYYRLEILAAFVNGIALVLLSIWVIYEAVMRWQSPPAIDGFRLTIIAAGGLLVNIVAAKLLHHGHKHDLNMRGAWLHVMGDLLGSVTAIVAGVLISTAGLLWADPLCSILISLIIIFSAWRLILESVNVLLEGTPTHINLSAVETTILETEGVSGVHDLHVWTISSGIEALSAHISHNDSVVHSDLLVRVRDRLHTNFGIDHLTIQMETQNREAEAVYICETGTKCFEPSIKN, from the coding sequence ATGATCGTTGAGGCGGTCGGCGGCTGGCTTACCAATTCGCTCGCGCTTATCGCTGATGCCGGACACATGCTGACCGATGTTGCCGCGCTTGGCCTGACGCTTGCCGCCATTTGGTTCGGTTCGCGACCGGCAACTGCCAAGAAAACATTTGGCTACTATCGTCTCGAAATTCTGGCAGCTTTCGTCAACGGCATCGCTCTCGTTTTGCTTTCTATTTGGGTCATATACGAAGCTGTGATGCGTTGGCAGTCACCGCCTGCGATAGACGGGTTTCGTCTCACCATCATCGCTGCCGGTGGACTGCTGGTAAATATTGTCGCGGCCAAGCTGCTCCACCACGGCCACAAGCACGACTTGAATATGCGCGGTGCATGGCTGCATGTGATGGGCGATCTGCTGGGTTCGGTGACGGCAATTGTTGCCGGTGTTTTGATCTCCACAGCCGGATTGCTGTGGGCAGATCCGCTTTGCAGTATTTTGATCAGCCTGATAATTATCTTTAGCGCGTGGAGATTGATACTGGAGTCCGTTAACGTCCTTTTAGAAGGCACACCGACACATATCAACCTGTCTGCTGTCGAAACGACGATCCTCGAAACTGAAGGCGTAAGCGGAGTGCACGATCTGCACGTTTGGACAATCTCGTCCGGTATCGAGGCGCTTTCTGCCCATATTAGTCATAATGATTCGGTTGTTCATTCGGACCTGCTGGTCAGAGTTCGAGATCGTCTGCACACCAATTTCGGCATCGACCATCTAACGATACAAATGGAAACACAAAACCGCGAAGCCGAGGCTGTTTACATCTGCGAAACCGGAACAAAATGCTTCGAGCCGTCGATAAAGAATTAG
- the larA gene encoding nickel-dependent lactate racemase, with translation MPTIDLKYGKTSIPFEYDEMRFETLGKTTEQPSLSDAEIGDRLDDPIDSPRLDEIIETGQTVLIVVPDATRQTGCGQVVNLVVRRLIANGTAPHDIRIIFATGIHRKVTEAEKQTILTPFIAQRTKTLDHDPRDLMQIVRLGETSGGIPIELNRALTEHDHIIMIGGVTFHYFAGFTGGRKLICPGLASSRTVSETHKLAFDCETLDRRNGVETGKLDGNAVNEAFMEVVEKIDPAFAINTIVNDAGDTVDLFCGNWRTSHRAACEVYADRHTIRVPEKRDLVIVSCGGYPYDINLIQAHKALEAASQACIDGGTIIFLAECADGLGRDDFLKWFEVDNSDELVRLLCDKYQVNGQTAWSLLKKAERFDIRVVSDLDAAVVQKMRLRKIDVKAIITDAVSTGYIFPSGAKFHITS, from the coding sequence ATGCCAACTATCGATCTCAAATACGGTAAAACCTCGATCCCGTTTGAATACGACGAGATGCGTTTTGAGACGCTCGGCAAAACTACCGAACAACCATCGCTTTCTGATGCTGAGATCGGCGACAGGCTTGATGATCCGATCGATTCGCCGCGTCTGGATGAGATCATCGAAACCGGCCAAACCGTTTTGATCGTCGTGCCGGACGCTACGCGTCAAACTGGCTGCGGACAGGTTGTAAATCTCGTTGTCCGTCGTCTTATCGCAAACGGAACTGCTCCGCATGACATACGCATCATTTTTGCTACGGGCATACATCGCAAAGTCACAGAGGCCGAAAAGCAAACCATCCTCACGCCATTCATCGCTCAGCGAACCAAAACACTCGACCACGATCCGCGTGATCTGATGCAGATAGTTCGCCTTGGCGAAACGTCGGGCGGAATTCCTATCGAGCTTAATCGCGCTTTGACCGAACACGATCACATCATAATGATCGGCGGCGTGACGTTTCATTATTTCGCCGGCTTTACCGGCGGGCGAAAGCTCATTTGTCCGGGCCTTGCGTCTTCGCGAACTGTTTCTGAAACGCACAAGCTCGCCTTTGACTGCGAAACTCTAGATCGTCGCAATGGTGTCGAAACTGGAAAGCTCGATGGCAATGCGGTCAACGAAGCTTTCATGGAAGTTGTCGAAAAAATCGACCCTGCATTTGCAATCAATACCATAGTCAATGACGCAGGCGATACCGTCGATCTGTTTTGCGGAAACTGGCGAACCTCGCACCGTGCCGCCTGTGAAGTTTATGCTGACCGTCACACTATTCGCGTCCCAGAAAAAAGAGACCTGGTTATTGTGAGCTGCGGCGGCTATCCCTATGACATCAATCTCATTCAGGCCCACAAAGCTCTTGAAGCTGCGTCCCAAGCTTGCATAGACGGCGGAACAATTATCTTTCTCGCCGAATGCGCCGACGGGCTTGGGCGAGACGATTTCCTAAAATGGTTCGAAGTTGACAACAGCGATGAACTTGTCCGTCTGCTCTGCGACAAATATCAAGTCAATGGCCAGACCGCGTGGAGCCTTTTAAAAAAAGCCGAGCGATTTGATATCAGGGTCGTCTCAGATCTTGACGCGGCCGTCGTACAAAAAATGCGGCTGAGAAAAATCGATGTCAAAGCTATCATCACAGACGCCGTTTCAACCGGCTACATTTTCCCAAGCGGAGCAAAGTTTCACATCACCAGCTGA
- a CDS encoding NADP-dependent isocitrate dehydrogenase, whose amino-acid sequence MAETSKIYYTLTDEAPMLATHSFLPIVRAFLRSANVEIEVPDISLAGRILANFPEYLKEDQRIPDALAELGELANESDANIIKLPNISASVPQLEAAITELQKQGFEVPNYPAEPRTDEERAINRKYSNVLGSAVNPVLREGNSDRRAAKAVKNYAKAHPHRMGVWNADSKTSVAHMNSGDFYGTETSVTVETEGKFRIIFYGNDGSQKILKDLSPLEAGEVIDSSVMNLSALKAFAKDAIDEAQNKDVLLSAHLKATMMKISDPIIFGAIVETYFQDVFEKYKVTFAELDINPNYGLSTLFEKIAGHTQEAEIRAEIEKTIENGPRIAMVNSDNGITNFHVSSDVIVDASMAALVRGGGKMWDKDGNEEDAVCMIPDRTYAVFYDAIVQDMKINGAIDPKTFGSVPNVGLMAQKAEEYGSHDKTFQISGEGIVKVEDETGNVLLEQKVQNGDIFRMCQAKDAAIRDWVKLAVTRARLSDTPAIFWLDKHRPHDAQIIKKVEKYLENFDLMGLDIRILDVKDAMLETLKRARTGKDTISVSGNVLRDYLTDMFPILELGTSAKMLSIVPLMNGGGLFETGAGGSAPKHMEQFLKEGYLRWDSLGEFLALQASLEHVAQTQNNKKAKILADALDDANAKFLDTDKSPARKVGQIDNRGSHFYLAMYWALALADQTTDPGISARFAPIAKAMQENEAKINEELIAAQGKSQDIGGYYHPDAEKTYAAMRPSATLNGIVDGVNCLSRNAYEF is encoded by the coding sequence ATGGCAGAAACATCAAAGATCTATTACACATTGACCGATGAGGCTCCAATGTTGGCAACTCATTCTTTTTTACCGATCGTAAGGGCATTTTTAAGATCCGCGAACGTTGAAATTGAAGTTCCTGATATTTCGTTGGCAGGAAGAATTTTAGCCAACTTCCCTGAATACTTAAAGGAAGACCAAAGAATTCCTGATGCGCTCGCAGAATTGGGCGAACTCGCCAACGAATCTGACGCCAACATCATAAAACTGCCTAATATTTCGGCTTCTGTTCCGCAATTAGAAGCTGCGATCACGGAGCTTCAAAAACAGGGTTTCGAAGTGCCGAATTACCCCGCGGAACCCAGAACGGACGAAGAAAGGGCCATCAATAGAAAGTACTCAAATGTTTTGGGAAGCGCTGTAAATCCTGTGTTGAGAGAAGGAAATTCCGACCGCCGCGCAGCGAAAGCGGTAAAAAATTATGCGAAAGCTCATCCCCACCGTATGGGCGTTTGGAATGCGGATTCTAAAACATCTGTAGCGCACATGAACTCAGGAGATTTTTATGGCACGGAAACGTCTGTCACCGTGGAAACGGAAGGGAAATTCAGGATCATTTTCTATGGAAATGACGGTTCCCAAAAGATTCTGAAAGATCTCTCACCGCTGGAAGCAGGCGAAGTGATCGATTCGTCCGTCATGAATTTATCCGCCTTAAAAGCATTCGCAAAAGACGCGATCGATGAAGCCCAAAATAAGGACGTTCTTCTTTCCGCGCATCTAAAAGCAACGATGATGAAGATATCCGATCCGATCATTTTTGGTGCGATCGTTGAAACATATTTTCAAGACGTTTTTGAAAAATACAAAGTAACTTTCGCTGAATTGGACATCAATCCAAATTACGGATTATCGACGCTATTCGAAAAGATTGCCGGACACACCCAAGAAGCCGAGATCAGGGCAGAGATCGAAAAGACGATCGAAAACGGACCGCGAATCGCGATGGTTAATTCGGACAACGGAATTACCAATTTTCACGTTTCTTCGGACGTGATCGTGGATGCTTCGATGGCTGCACTTGTTCGCGGCGGCGGAAAAATGTGGGATAAAGACGGTAATGAGGAAGATGCTGTCTGCATGATCCCAGACAGAACCTACGCCGTTTTTTACGATGCGATTGTTCAGGACATGAAGATAAATGGAGCAATTGACCCGAAGACTTTTGGTTCTGTTCCTAATGTCGGCCTGATGGCGCAAAAAGCCGAAGAATACGGTTCTCACGACAAGACTTTCCAAATTTCGGGGGAAGGAATAGTCAAGGTAGAAGACGAAACCGGAAATGTTCTTCTGGAACAGAAAGTTCAGAACGGTGATATTTTCAGGATGTGCCAAGCCAAAGATGCTGCGATCCGGGATTGGGTAAAATTGGCGGTAACCCGTGCGAGACTTTCTGACACGCCTGCAATTTTCTGGCTTGATAAACACCGACCTCACGACGCACAGATCATCAAGAAAGTAGAAAAATATCTGGAGAATTTCGATCTGATGGGCCTCGACATCAGAATTTTAGATGTCAAAGATGCGATGCTCGAAACGCTGAAACGTGCCAGGACGGGCAAAGACACGATCTCCGTTTCGGGAAATGTTTTGAGAGATTATCTGACTGATATGTTCCCGATATTGGAACTTGGGACCTCTGCAAAAATGCTCTCTATAGTTCCTCTCATGAACGGGGGCGGTTTGTTTGAAACCGGCGCCGGAGGTTCTGCCCCGAAACACATGGAACAATTCTTGAAGGAAGGTTATTTGCGTTGGGATTCGCTGGGAGAATTTTTGGCGTTACAAGCAAGTCTCGAGCATGTGGCTCAAACTCAAAATAATAAAAAAGCAAAAATTTTGGCTGATGCTCTTGATGACGCGAACGCCAAATTTTTAGATACCGACAAGTCTCCGGCAAGAAAGGTCGGACAAATTGATAACCGAGGTTCACATTTCTATTTAGCAATGTATTGGGCTCTAGCCCTCGCTGATCAAACAACGGATCCAGGAATTTCTGCAAGATTCGCCCCGATAGCCAAAGCGATGCAGGAGAACGAAGCAAAAATTAATGAAGAGCTAATTGCGGCACAAGGAAAATCACAGGATATTGGCGGCTATTATCATCCTGATGCGGAAAAAACTTACGCGGCGATGAGACCTTCCGCTACATTGAATGGAATTGTGGACGGAGTTAACTGTTTATCCCGAAACGCTTATGAATTTTAA
- a CDS encoding rhomboid family intramembrane serine protease gives MFPIGDDNSDRRTQPIVNYAILGLNILVFLILQQLGSNEAFDNAFSLVPREITNGIDLVGPQVIQVGAETARINHFASPLPVYFNFFSSMFMHGDIMHIFGNMLFLFIFGDNLENMLGHVRYLVFYILCGFAAAAAQIIMGPDSIIPMLGASGAISGVLGGYLLLFPSRPVRALIFNMITTVPAFVAIGIWIVYQLVLGYLTPSGGGGVAYAAHIGGFIAGVALIKPFMIGRKN, from the coding sequence ATGTTTCCAATTGGCGACGACAATTCTGACCGACGCACCCAGCCGATCGTAAACTACGCGATCCTTGGCTTGAACATTCTCGTTTTTCTGATCTTGCAGCAGCTTGGCAGCAACGAGGCGTTCGACAATGCGTTTTCTCTCGTGCCGAGAGAGATCACAAACGGCATTGACCTGGTTGGGCCTCAAGTTATACAGGTCGGTGCCGAAACGGCACGGATCAATCACTTCGCCTCTCCGCTGCCGGTCTATTTCAATTTTTTCAGTTCGATGTTTATGCACGGCGACATAATGCACATTTTCGGCAATATGTTGTTTCTATTTATCTTTGGCGACAATCTGGAAAACATGCTCGGGCACGTTCGCTATCTCGTGTTTTACATATTGTGCGGTTTCGCCGCCGCTGCAGCACAGATAATTATGGGGCCGGATTCGATCATTCCGATGCTCGGTGCATCCGGAGCGATCTCAGGGGTTTTGGGCGGATACCTCCTTCTGTTCCCTTCGCGGCCGGTGCGGGCGCTAATTTTTAATATGATCACGACGGTTCCGGCTTTCGTCGCTATAGGTATCTGGATCGTTTATCAATTAGTTCTCGGCTATCTCACTCCGTCTGGCGGCGGCGGAGTAGCCTACGCGGCTCACATCGGAGGCTTTATTGCAGGTGTGGCTTTGATAAAACCATTTATGATAGGCCGCAAAAACTGA
- a CDS encoding TerC family protein, whose amino-acid sequence MTPVDHPYWVWTLFFAVVLTALFVDIGIVNRKSHAPTRKETFVWSIVWVSLALAFNVFVYFQVGNHTGDWNIALAQAKLFLTGYLIELSLSVDNLFVILLIFTYFKVPKKFQHRVLFWGIMGALVMRMVMIFAGAELVERFHWIIYLFGAFLLYTGLKMFGNQEDNFEPHESAIVKFAMRFIRISKHYDGEKFFTVIDGVKTGTLLLLVLIVVEVTDLIFAVDSIPAIFGITTDRFIVYTSNIFAILGLRTFFFLLSDLANRFHYLKFGLAFVLTFIGVKMLLPLLAQGVIMILGEGSTSAFAVFVQRYLNHEFEQMVINLSLGIVAGAIVISIILSLIVPPSVKKDDTEDESPA is encoded by the coding sequence ATGACACCTGTTGATCATCCCTATTGGGTCTGGACATTGTTTTTTGCTGTCGTATTGACGGCGCTGTTTGTCGATATCGGTATCGTTAACCGCAAATCGCACGCTCCGACGCGAAAGGAAACGTTCGTGTGGAGTATCGTTTGGGTCTCCTTAGCACTCGCATTCAACGTGTTCGTCTACTTTCAAGTGGGCAATCACACCGGCGACTGGAATATTGCCCTTGCACAGGCAAAACTCTTTCTGACGGGCTATTTGATCGAGCTTTCACTCTCGGTCGATAATCTTTTTGTCATACTCCTCATCTTTACTTACTTTAAGGTTCCAAAGAAATTTCAGCATAGGGTCCTGTTTTGGGGCATCATGGGCGCGCTCGTTATGCGCATGGTGATGATCTTTGCGGGAGCCGAGCTGGTCGAGCGGTTTCACTGGATCATCTACTTGTTTGGGGCATTTTTGCTCTACACGGGACTGAAGATGTTTGGGAACCAGGAAGATAACTTTGAGCCTCACGAAAGCGCGATAGTTAAATTTGCGATGAGGTTCATCCGCATCAGTAAGCACTATGACGGCGAGAAATTTTTTACTGTAATCGACGGTGTAAAAACGGGTACGCTTTTACTTCTCGTACTGATCGTTGTTGAGGTTACTGACCTGATCTTTGCGGTGGACTCGATCCCCGCGATCTTCGGAATTACGACTGACCGATTTATCGTTTACACGTCTAACATTTTTGCAATTCTTGGTCTGCGGACGTTCTTCTTTCTACTTTCAGATCTGGCCAACCGGTTTCATTATCTTAAATTCGGCCTAGCGTTTGTGCTGACATTTATCGGCGTGAAAATGTTATTGCCTCTATTGGCGCAAGGCGTGATAATGATATTAGGCGAAGGTAGTACCTCGGCGTTTGCAGTTTTCGTACAGCGATATCTAAACCATGAATTCGAACAAATGGTCATCAATCTGTCGCTTGGTATTGTTGCCGGAGCTATCGTTATATCGATAATTCTATCCTTGATCGTTCCTCCGTCGGTCAAAAAGGATGACACCGAGGATGAAAGCCCGGCCTAA
- a CDS encoding 5-(carboxyamino)imidazole ribonucleotide synthase, which produces MTKTILPNSTIGVFGSGQLGRMFAIEARKMGYRVHTFSPESDTPTGQIADLETSASYDDLDAVRAFARSVDVVTFEFENVPAATVEAASQFINVHPKGEILHTTQNRLREKTFLANNGFPVAAFKHIKTIEDLLDGAKEVGLPAVLKTAGFGYDGKGQAKLSAVDEIERVYAGLNGKEAVLEVFIEFEKEVSVVCARDQFGNFAHYGVIENEHANHVLDISFAPAVVSERIYAEAVNIAQNITEMMGYIGTLCVEFFVTKDEKLLVNELAPRPHNSGHLTFDACVTSQFEQQLRAVCGLSLGSNEFYRPAAMANLLGDLWQNGEPNWAASIADGNVKLHLYGKIEPRNGRKMGHLTAIADTAAEAVRIVREARTKLNTATQSNAGHNP; this is translated from the coding sequence GTGACGAAAACGATACTTCCAAATTCGACCATTGGCGTGTTCGGCAGCGGACAGCTTGGGCGGATGTTTGCGATCGAGGCGCGTAAGATGGGCTATCGCGTCCACACATTCTCGCCTGAGAGTGACACGCCAACCGGCCAGATCGCAGATCTTGAGACTTCGGCCTCCTATGACGATCTTGATGCAGTTCGTGCATTCGCAAGATCGGTTGACGTAGTTACGTTTGAGTTTGAAAATGTGCCGGCGGCGACCGTTGAAGCGGCTTCTCAGTTTATCAATGTGCATCCAAAAGGCGAGATACTGCACACAACACAAAACCGTTTGCGCGAAAAGACATTTCTTGCCAATAACGGCTTTCCAGTTGCTGCTTTTAAGCACATAAAGACCATTGAAGATCTCCTTGACGGCGCAAAAGAAGTTGGGTTACCGGCAGTTTTAAAAACGGCTGGTTTCGGATATGACGGCAAAGGTCAAGCCAAACTTTCTGCCGTAGATGAGATCGAGCGAGTGTATGCCGGCCTAAACGGAAAGGAGGCTGTCCTCGAAGTATTTATCGAATTTGAAAAGGAAGTGTCGGTCGTTTGTGCACGCGACCAATTTGGCAACTTCGCACATTATGGCGTTATCGAAAATGAACATGCCAATCACGTTCTTGATATCTCATTTGCGCCGGCGGTCGTTTCAGAAAGGATCTATGCTGAGGCAGTAAACATCGCGCAAAATATAACTGAGATGATGGGCTATATCGGTACGCTCTGCGTAGAGTTTTTTGTGACGAAGGACGAAAAGCTGCTTGTCAACGAGCTCGCTCCGCGTCCGCATAATTCGGGGCATCTCACGTTTGATGCGTGTGTTACGTCGCAGTTTGAGCAGCAGTTGCGAGCGGTTTGCGGCCTTTCGCTTGGATCGAATGAATTTTACAGGCCGGCGGCGATGGCAAATCTGCTTGGTGATCTTTGGCAGAATGGCGAACCCAACTGGGCAGCATCAATCGCAGATGGAAACGTCAAGCTCCACCTTTACGGCAAGATCGAACCGCGTAACGGCCGTAAAATGGGGCATTTGACTGCTATTGCCGATACAGCCGCGGAAGCTGTCAGGATCGTACGAGAAGCACGAACAAAGCTAAACACGGCGACCCAAAGCAACGCCGGCCATAACCCCTAG
- the crcB gene encoding fluoride efflux transporter CrcB, producing the protein MEAASKILSVAIGGSLGAVARHLINISPLATVFDKFPFPTFVINIVGSFLIGFLMIIFADKMEVNENLRMAIIVGFLGAFTTFSTFEMEVFGLMRERQLLIAFLYLFLSVLLGYLGVMAGVALGRRV; encoded by the coding sequence ATGGAAGCCGCATCAAAGATACTTTCGGTTGCGATCGGCGGTTCGCTCGGTGCGGTCGCTCGCCATCTGATAAATATCTCGCCGCTCGCCACGGTATTCGATAAATTCCCTTTTCCAACTTTCGTTATTAACATTGTGGGCTCCTTCCTGATCGGATTTTTAATGATTATTTTCGCCGATAAGATGGAAGTAAACGAAAATCTACGCATGGCGATCATTGTTGGATTTTTGGGAGCATTCACCACATTCTCTACATTTGAAATGGAAGTATTCGGCTTGATGCGTGAACGACAACTATTGATCGCTTTTCTATATCTTTTTCTGAGCGTTCTGCTCGGCTATCTAGGGGTTATGGCCGGCGTTGCTTTGGGTCGCCGTGTTTAG